The sequence below is a genomic window from Hyalangium ruber.
CTTCTGAAGCCTTCTTCTTCTCCTCGTACTTGAACTTGCCGTAGTCCATGATCTTGCAGACCGGCGGCTTCGCCATCGGGTTGACCTCGACCAGGTCAAACCCCTCGGACTGAGCGCGCTCAAGGGCCTGCTCGATCGAAAGGACACCCAACTGCTCGCCTGCCGCTCCTACGACACGGACCTCGCGAGCACGGATACGGCGATTGGTTCTTTGATCGCGTACGATGGGAGAACCCTCCAAAAACGGGAGTTCGGGCCTGCCTCCCTCCCTTGGAAGAGGCGCAAGATACTTTTCTACACCAGGGAGTCAAGGGAGGTCATCGACTTCCCGACCTGGTGCGACATCACGAGATGGTGGCCTCCTTGACCAGGAGGGCCTCGAAATCCTCCAGCTTCATGCTCTTGAGGTCCTCGCCGCCGTAGCGCCGGGGGGCCACGCCCCCTGCCGCCACCTCGTTGTCGCCGATCACCAGGGTGAAGGGGATCTTCTGGATCTGGGCCTCGCGGATCTTCGCGTTGAGCGTCTGCCCGCGCTCGTCCAGCTCGACCCGGTAGCCCTTGGCGCGCAGCTGATCGCGCACCTTGCGGGCGTACTCGAGCTGCCGGTCGGCCACGGTGACGATCGTCGCCTGGACGGGGGCCAGCCACGCGGGGAAGGCGCCCGCGAAGTGCTCGATCAGGATGGCGATGAAGCGCTCGAAGGAGCCGAAGATGGCGCGGTGCAGCACGACCGGCTTGTGCTCGGCGTTGTCTTCTCCGATGTAGGACAAGTCGAAGCGCTGCGCGGCCAGGTAGTCCAGCTGCATGGTGCCCAGCTGCCACTTGCGGCCGATGCTGTCGGACACGTCGAAGTCGATCTTCGGGCCGTAGAAGGCGCCCTCGCCCGGCTTCACCTCGTAGGGCACGTTGAGTGTCTTGAGCACACCTTCCAGCGCGGCCTCCGCGCGGTCCCATGTGGCGTCGTCACCGAGCCGCTGCTCAGGGCGGGTGGAGAACTTGGCCGAGTACTTCAGCCCCACGGCGTTGTAGACGTGGTCCAGGAACTCGACGAAGCGGCGGACCTCGTCGCCGATCTGGCTCTCCATGCAGTAGATGTGGGCGTCGTCCTGGGCGAACTGGCGCACGCGGGTGAGGCCGCCCAGCGAACCGGCCGCCTCGTTGCGGTGCAGCACGTCCTGGGTGTGGAAGCGCAGCGGCAGGTCGCGGTAGCTGTGGCGCTTGAAGCCGAAGTACAGGTGGTGCGAGGGGCAGTTCATCGGCTTGAGGGAGAAGTCGTGCTCGCCGGACTCGCTGTCGAGCACCAGGAACATGTTCTCCTTGTACTTGCCCCAGTGGCCGCTGATCTCCCACAGGCCCTTGTTGAACAGCAGCGGCGTCTTGATCTCCACGTAGCCGCGCTCGGCCGTCAGCCGCCGCATCCAGCCCGAGAGCGTCTGGTAGATCGCGGTGCCCTTGGGCGTCCAGAAGGCCGAGCCCGGCGCGTACTGGTGGAAGTGGAACAGGTCCAGCTCCTTGCCCAGCTTGCGGTGGTCGCGCTTCTTCGCCTCCTCGATGCGCGTCAGGTGCTCCTGCAGGGCCTTCTTGTCGAAGAAGGCCGTGCCGTAGACGCGCTGGAGCATCGGGTTGCGGTGGTCACCGCGCCAGTACGCGCCGCTGGAGGACAGGATCTTGATGACCCCGATGCGGCCGGTGGACGGGGCGTGGGGCCCGAGGCAGAAGTCCACCCAGTCCCCGTGGCTGTAGAGCGTCAGCGTCTTGGCGCCCTTGGCGGCGATGTCCTGGATGATCTCCACCTTGAACTTCTCGCCCTTCTCCTCGAAGAGGCGAACCGCCTCCTCCATGGAGATCTCCTTGCGGACGAAGGGCAGGTTCTGGGCGATCTCCTTGTTGGCCTCGACCTCGATCTTCTCGAGGTCCTCGGGCGTGAAGGGCTTCTCGCGGAAGAAGTCGTAATAGAAGCCCTCCTCCGTCGCCGGGCCGATCGTCACCTGGGTGCCCGGGAAGAGCCGCTGCACGGCGCTGGCCACCACATGCGCGGCGTCGTGGCGGATGAGCTCCAGGGCCTCGGGGCTCTTGGTGGTGAAGATCTGGAGCTTCACGTCCTCGTTCAGCGGACGGGCCAGGTCCATGTCCTGGCCGTTGACCCGGGCGAAGAGAGCGGCCTTGGCCAGGCCGGCGCCGATGCCCTCCCGCACGAAGTCCCCGATGGGAGTCCCCCGGGCCGTCTGCTTCTGGCTGCCGTCGGGGAGTGTCACCGTGATCATGTCGGACATGTCAGAACCTCGAAATGCATCGGGCGGCAGGCTTACTGGAAGCCTTGCCGCCCGGTGTCAGACTTCCTGATGGGATGGGTCGTAGTGGGATCGAACCACTGACCCCTACCGTGTCAAGGTAGTGCTCTACCGCTGAGCTAACGACCCCTGTCTGAAAAGCGCGGCGGGAATAGCAGTGCCCTCCCGCAGCTGTCAAGGAAACACGGACGTGGACGCTTCCTCTTCCCTGACCCTGTGCCGATTCAGGGGGGCGCTGCCTCCAGCAACTGGCGAACTCGGCCCATCACCGCATCGAACATGGTCGGGGTAAGCCGGCCCGTCTGCGTGTTCTGCTGGCTGACGTGGTAGCAGCCCACGAGCGTCCGGCCGCCTGGCAGGGGGACCTCTGCCCCGTGTCCGAACGCCGGCTTGGGGGAAGGCAGGCTCACCCCGGCCCGGGACAGGGCCACCAGGGTGGCGTTCCAGCCGATGGCCCCGAGCGCCAGAAACACCCGGGCGGGCAACAGCGCCAGCTCCCGATCGAGGAAGGGCGCACAGCGGGCCAGCTCCTCGGGCAGTGGCTTGTTCTCCGGTGGCGCGCAGCGGGCGGACGCAGTGATGTAGGCGCCTTTGAGCGTGAGGCCGTCGTCCCGATGCTGACTGGTCGGCTGGTTGGCGAAGCCCGCGCGGTGCAACCCCGCGTAGAGGAAGTCTCCGGAGCGGTCCCCGGTGAAGACCCGGCCGGTCCGGTTCGCCCCGTGGGCCGCCGGTGCCAGGCCGATGACGACCAGCCGCGCCTGGGGATCGCCAAAGCCCCCTACCGGCCGGCCCCAGTACGTCCAGTCCCGGTAGGCGCGGCGCTTCACCCGCGCCACCTCTTCTCGCCATTCAACCAGGCGAGGACAGGCCCGACACTGGATGATCTCCGCCTGCAATTTCTCGAGCTTCGTCACCTGCTCCGACCTCGCACCGCGGCCTCCAACTGCTGGACCCGGGCCTCGACGCTCACCCCTTGGGTGCCTCACCTGTGTACAGCGGCATCTTCTGGTAGCGCTGCACCACCACGCGCAAGACCACCTTGAGGATGGCGCTGAAGGGCACCGCGAGGAGGATCCCCACGAAGCCGAACAGCTCGCCGAACGCGAGCACCGCGATGATGACCGCCACCGGCGCCAGCCCGACCTTCTCACCCACCACCCGAGGGGTGATGACGAGCCCCTCGGACAGCTGGGCCACCGCGAAGGTCCCCGCCACCACCGCCAGCTGCCAGGGACCCTGCCACGACAGCATCAGCCCGACCATGGTGAGCACCAGCCCGATCGCCGTCCCCAGGTAGGGCACCATGTTCCCGAAGCCCGCGATGACGCCGATGACGATGGCCATGTCCACCCCCGCGATGGCCAGCCCCGTGCCGTAGATGACCGACAGGATGGAGCCCACGGTGAGCTGCCCTCGCACGAAGGCCGAGAGCACATCGTCCACCTCGCTGAAGCGGCGGCTCACCAGCCCCAACGCGCGCCGGGGGATGACCTCCCGCACCAGCCCGATGAGCCGAGGGTAGTCCTGCAGGAAGAAGAACCCCAGCACCGGCACCACCGCCAGCCCCAGCAACGTCGTCACGAACCGGGCGGTGTTGCTCGCGAAGCGCGCGGCCAGGCTCGCCGCCGTGGGCCCCGCGCTCTGGAGCAGATCCGAGGCCTGGGCGCCCAGCTCCGCGGTCCGCTGGTTCACGAACTCCGGCACGGACACGCCCAGCAGCGCCTCCACACGGGGGATGACCTGGGTGCTGGCCCGACGGAAGAACTCCGGCAGCTTGGCCGCCTCCTCCCGGAACACCGGGATGAGGTAGAGCACCGCGCCCACCAGCGCCAGCGTGGAGCCCGCGAAGACGAGCGTCGTGCCCCACGTGCGGCTCAGCTTGCGGCGCTCGAGCGCGGTCACCAGCGGGTTGAAGACGTACGCCCCCGTGAGCGCCAGCAGCACGGGAACCGCCACCCCGCCAAACACCGAGATCAACACGAACACCAGCCCCAGCATGCCCACCATCACCAGGGACCAGAGCAGATCGATCCGCCGCGCCTCCTCCTCGGGAAGCGGCAGTGTCTCCTCTGGGGGGACAACGTGCAGGACTGGGGGCGGCTCGGGAGCGGCCTCAGGCGCCACGGGCGTGGCACGAGACTCTTCCGGGGACTTCACCGCGCGTGCGCTGCCTTTCTTGCGACGTCCGATGACGGGGCTCCTCTCGAGGTGACTACTTGTTGCGATTCACGAAGCGGCCGAAGTCGTCTTCCATGGCCTTCCAGTCCAATGGCTCGACCTCTCCCAGATTCGTACTGCCGACCCTGACCTGCTGCTCCTTCTGAAGGTTGGCGAACCCCGCCTCCCACTGCTCCTGGGTGACCTCTCGGGGCGGAGGCCTCTCCGTCCGCGCCTGCTTCTTGTCACCCTTGGCACCGGGGGCTGGCTGGGTCTGGTTCTTCACCGTCTTGAGGACCTGGGCCTCCACCACCACGCGCCCCTCCACCACCCGCACCACCACGTCCGGCTTCGGCCCGGGCGTCATGCCCTGCACCTTGCTGACGTAGTCCACCCGGAAGATGGTGCCGCGCACGCCGGCCACCGCGCGCTCGGTCTTCACCTCGAACTTCGCCTCCGAACCGGAGATCACCTTCTTCACGTGCGCCCAGAGGCTGCCGAGCCCCAACCTCGCCGAGAAGCTCTTGCGATTCACTCCTTCGAAGGTGGCCTCGTCGATGTAGAGCTGGCTGTTCTCCGCGAGCATGAGCACGCTGTTGTCATTCAACTGGATCTTGAGGTTGGACTTCGGCCCCAGTTGGAGCGAGTCCTTCACCTCGATCTCCGCGCCGGCCAGGAGCACATGCTGCTGTCCGCTGGCGTCCGTGCGCGTCGCCGTCCCCTCCATGACGAGGACCTTCCCGACGCTCGCCAGCGCGAGTCCGGGCAGCACCAGCGCGGCCAGCACCGCCGCTCGTCCACCAACGGTCGACCTGAGCAAGCCCTTCACGGAGCACCTCCTTCGGGAGTCCCGGTCCCCATCGTCTGGAGCCGCACGTCCAAGGCGGCCCGGGCGCCATGGGGCTCGAAATAGGTGGTGTACGGCCAGTAGCCCTGCTTCCTCACCTCGATCTGGTGCAGCCCCTTGCCCACCCTCAGCCCCCGGGGCGAGCCCCGGAAGTCGGTGCAGATCCCCTGGATGACACCGTCCAGGTACACCTCCGCGTCCGGAGGCTCGCACCGCAACACCACATCTCCGCTCGGCGTCCCGGCGTTGCGCAAAAGCTCCCGGGCCTGGCCCAGCGTCGCTGGCTCCTCCTGGCGCCCGGCACAACTCAGCGCCACTACCAACCCCACCGGCCAGAGCCCACCGCGCATCAGCGCGCCAGCGTCAGCTCGATGGTGCTGTTGCCCACTCCCGTCACGCTGACCTTCTTGCCCTTGTACGTCTTGCCGCTCACCGCCTCGGCCAGATCGTCCATGGTGCCCAGGAAGGTCAGGTCAAACTGACCCTTGCCTCCACTGAAGGTCCCCTGCCCCAACTCGCGCAGCCCCGAGGACAGCTCCTTGGCCAGCACCTTCTTGAAGCCCTGGACCGCCGCGTAGTCCGTCAGGCCCACCACGCTCATGCTGACGCGGCTGCCGTTGAAGAACGCGTTGTTCAGGTACGCGACGACCGGCGTACGCACCTCGGCGACGACCTTCTCGCCCCGAACCCGCGCCACCTCGTAGGCCGTGCGCTCATAGGAGACCGTGAGCTTGCCCTGCTCGCCCACGTTGTTCTGCTTGTTGTCGAAGCCGCCGGAGACCTTGGCGAGCTGGCTCCCGCTGGCCGTCTCGAAGATCGAGAGATCGTACCCTCCGGAGACGAAGAACAGGAGCTGGTTGCCCTGATCGTCCACTTCGCCCCACGCCTTCTTGTTCGGCGCGATCTGCTGATACGTCACGTTGCCGTAGAGGATGTAGTCCGCCTTCGTCAGGTCCCCGATCTCCTTGGCCTCGGCGTTGCTCAGCGCGGTGGCGCCGGGCTGCAGCCGCACCTTCCCCATGGCGAAGGCCGGGTCGATGATCGTCCAGCCGTCCTTCATGAAGGCCTCGGTGAGCACCGTGCTCATCGTCTGGCTGGTGATCGAGGCCTGATCGGGCGTCACCGTCTGCTCGTACACCAGGATGACCAGCTTCTTGTTGCCGAGCTGCTGGATGAGGGCCTGCACGGCCTGCAGATCCTTGTCGAGCTGCGTGGTCCCCACCTGTGCGCGCAGGGTGACCTTCATCACCCCGCCCTCCTCCTTGCGGTCCACGATGTCGTACTTGCGCACGTAGCCATCGCTCCGGGAGAGGATCTTGTCCTGGATGAGCTGGTTGTTGGACGTCAGCGTCTGCGCGGAGATCCGCACGCCGACCACCTTCTCCACCGCCTCGCGCAAGGCGGCGTTGCGGGCATCCCGCACCGCCTTGTCCGTGTCACCCGCGACGATCGCGGCCTCGCCCGTCACCTCCTGGGTCACGAAGTCGGGCTGCTTGCCTGCCGCCAGCGCAGTCGCGACCAGGAGCCAGGACACCACCGTGAGCTTCAACGCCTTCATGTCCGCCCTCTCGCGCTACTGCGTGACGATCGCGACCCGGCCCTCGGCCAGGAACGATGCGTTCGATTCGGTGAGCTGCTTCAGCGCTTCCTCGGCCAGCACCAGGTCCGAGCCCTGGAGCTGCGAGGCCTTCACCACCAGCGGCTTCTCGCCCACCAAGGTGCTCTTGCGCGCGTCCTCGAGGCTCTTGAAGTACGCCGCCACCGCCGAGGCCTTGCGCGCGTCGGTCGAGAGCGCCTCCGCGCCGTAGACGGCCTTACCCGCGCCGTCCAGCAGTCGCGGCGCCAGCACCGGACTCGCGCCCAGGCCGCGCGCATCCACCACCAGCCCGGTGTACTTCTTCGTGCCCTGCTCGTTCACCGAGATCGCCGCATCCGCGGCTGGCAGCAGCGTGGCCGTGAGCGCCGACAGCGGCACCTCCACGTCCAACTCCACTCCGCTGTCCGAGTAGTAGCGCTTGTTGACGACCTTGAAGCCGCGGATGACTCCCTCGACGCGGCCCCGGAGCTCCTCGCTGCCCATCGCGTCGCCCACCGTGCGGCCGGCGCTGATCTGCACGCCCTTGACCTGCTCCAGCAGATTGCGGAACGCGTCCATCTTCGCCGCGCGCTCGGCCCCCAGTCGCGCCTGGGCCGGGTTGGCGGCCTTCATGTCCGGCGAGCCCGCGCCGGTGGCCCGCAGGATCTGCCCCTCCCAGTTGATTCCGGTCTCGGGCTTCGCCGCAGCCGCAGCCGCGGGGGCCGCAGGCTTCACATCCTTACCCTGGGCCACCGCGGACAACGGTACGACCAGGGCCAGCATCCACAACGAACGCTTCAAAGGGGGCCTCCGTCCTCGGAGAACGCGGCGAGATGACGCCACTGAAATGTCGGCCATTCAATCGACCGGCTTTCAGTGAAGTCAAGGCGCGCTCCCCCCTCCAAGCACGCCTGCTCTCTAGAAATCGCGTTCCCGTGACGCGAGGCGCGACGCGCTGCGTCAGTTCTCTTGACCGTTCTGGGTGACGTAGGTGTCGATCATCCGGCGGTGCCGCTCGGTGAGCAGCGTGAAGCGCACACCGGAGCGCTCGCGACGCGCCGTGTCCAGCTCCGCCCACTCGCGGACGACCTCGCCCTCCGCGTAGATGACCTCCTCGGAGCCCGGGAGCTGGAACTGGAGCCCCACGCGCCGGGCGTGGTGCTTCGGCTCGATGAGCTGCGCCAGGCTCAGCCCCTCAGGGCTGATGTCGGAAGCACGGGTCATGTACGGCACGCCACCCATGTACTTGTTCAGGTAGATGTCGATCGGTGCCCGCTTCGTCTTCCGCTTGTCGCTCATCTCGTCCCTCGCGTGTTGCTACAGCCCGCTTCCAGGATGAAGCAGGGTGTCGCGAGGGTAGAGGCAAACAGCAAGCTGGCAAGAAAACGGCCGCCGCCCACGCCTCATGACTCATGGGTGGCCCTATAGTTTCCCGGCTCTCGTACGAGGAGAAATCGATGCGAATGACATTGCTGGCGACGGTGGTAGTCGGCCTCCTGGCGTCCCAGGCGCAGGCCCAGGGGAAGGCGAAGGCGCAGCCAGCGCCGGCCGCGGCGCCGACCGCGCAGCTCCAGACGGAGGAAGAGAAGACCCTCTACGCGCTCGGGCATGGCTTCGGGAAGGGGCTCGCGGTCTTCGGCCTGAGCCCCGCCGAGCTCGAGATCATCAAGCGCGGCCTCACGGACTCCGTCACCGGCGCGCCCTCCGCCGTCGATGTGGATCTGTACTCCGGAAAGCTGCAGGGGCTCGCCAAGTCACGCCAGGCCAAGGCCAACGACGCGTTCCTGGCGAAGGCGGCCGAGGAGAAGGGCGCCGTCAAGCTCCCCTCCGGCGTCATCTACAAGGAGGTGCAGGCTGGCACCGGCGCCAACCCCAAGGCCAAGGACACCGTGGCCGTCCACTATCGGGGCACGCTGATGACCGGCGAGGAGTTCGACAGCTCCTACCGGCGCAACCAGGTCGCCGAGTTCCCCCTCAACGGCGTCATCCCCTGCTGGACCGAGGGCGTGCAGAAGATGAAGGTCGGCGGCAAGGCCCGGCTCGTCTGCCCCGCCAAGGCGGCCTACGGCGATCGCCCGCCCATGGGCTCGAAGATTCCCCCGAACGCCGTGCTGGAGTTCGAGATCGAGCTGGTGGGCATCCCCGGCGATACCTCCCGGCAGTAGCGGGAGTCACGGGCCCGGGGATGCGCCCCTGGGTCCGTTAACGCTTCAGCGCCGCCTCCGTGGCGCGCAGCAGCGGCTCGGCGCTCACCGGCAGGCCCGTGGCATTCACCATCCACTGGTCCGGCGTCACCGCCCCGTAGCTGGACATCCGCTCGAACTCCGCGCCCAGCGGCCCCTTCTTGTGCAGGTGCTCCTCGATCTGGAACGCGATCAGGTGCCCCAGCGGATAGTCCGGCAGGTACATCGGGTACGAGATCATGTGGCTGTAGATGCCCAGCAGCGGCGTGCCCTGCCCGCCCAGCACCGGCGCGTAGTACTTCTCCCAGTGCTCCTTGGCGATCGCCACCGTGGCCTCGCGCAGCTGCGCCGGCGTGGCCTCCGGGTGCTCGTACATCCAGTGCCACACCGCGATGTCCACCAGCGCCACGCCGGCGATCTCCCACGTGGCCCAGAAGTCGTTGAGCACCCGCTCCTTCTCGGCCGCCGCGTCCGGCTTGCCCAGCCCCAGCAGCTCCATGTCCCGCGCCTGGAACACGAACGCCAGCGCTTCCGTGAAGGCGTTGTTGGGCACGCCCTGCAGCAGCGTGTGGTCCACGTTGTAGAGCGAGAACACCTGCTCCACGTTGTGCCCCAGCTCATGCACGGCGATGTTGTAGCCCTTGTAGTTCATCCCGTCCTTCTCCACCCGCGTGCGCAGGTGGGGGAAGTCGCCGCGCCGCATCGCCTGCATGGCGTGGCCCGCTCCACGGGACGGATCCACCTCGATGCGCTCGGCCAGATACGCCGCCCGCTCCTTGGTGAAGCCCAGCCCCTGCAGCAGCCGGGGGATGTCCTTGGAGAACGCCTGCGCCGTCGGGTAGCGCTGCCGCGTCAGCTTGTCCAACTCCTCCGAGGAGCGCGACGAGCCCGGCCGGAACCCGTTGAACCACAGATCCTGCGGCTCCAGCTTGCGCCCCACCCGCTGCTCGATCAGCTTCGCCACCTTCGGCACCAGCGGCGAGGTGAGCACCTGCGTCAGCAGCGCTTTCACCCGCTCCTCGGGCAGCTCCCGCTGCAGCTCGAAGCTCCGGGCGATCTGTGTGGGCGCCACCGGCACGTAGGGGTCCACGCGGCGCGCGGCCTTGAAGTGCGCCAGCAACCGCGCGTACCGGATGTCCGGCTCGGCCGCCGTGTCCACCTTCGCCTGACGCGCCGGAGCGTTCTCCTCCACCGTATTCGCGGGCGCCGCCGTGACGGTGTTGGTGAACGGGTTCCAGTCCACCTTCGGGTTGTCGATGACGGCCGCAGGGATCGTCTGGGTGACGATGCGCTCCATCACCTTGATGATCGTCCGCTGCTTGGCCTGCCCCTTCGCCTTGTCCGCGTAGTCCGCCTTCAGCTCGTCTCGCAGGTTCCAGTGGGTGATGAGCCGCAGCCCCTTCGGGAAGAGCCGCTCGCCCTTCTCGTCCACCAGGTGGTGCATCCAGATGTTGTACTCGGCGATGTAGAGGTCCGCCTCCGCGCCCGCGCGAGACACCTCCTGCTGCACCTCCGCCGGGACGCGGCGGTTGAAGCGCCCGGCCAGCCGCGCCTCGGCCCACTGGCGGCGCGTGTAGCTCTTCGCCTGTGCGGCGCGCTCGGCCAGCGTGGTGAGCGGGAAGTTCAGCAGCACCACGAAGCCCACCTTCGACTGGAACAGATCCTCCGTCGTGTGCGCGCTCGGATCATACGAAGCGAACAGCGGATCCACCGGCAGCAGCGGCCCCAGGTCCACGTCCGTGGCCCAGCGCACCTCGCGGCCCAGCGCGTTGAAGTAGCCGTCGAGCTGCTCGAAGTTGCGCTCCAGCCGCGCGAAGGTGGCATCCAGCGCCTTCGGGTCCGCGATGAAGTGCTCGCGGACGAAGGCCGCCATGTCCCCGTCCTCCTCGCGCCACTGCGCGGCTACCTGCTCCACGCCACGCTCGATGCGAGCTCGCTGGGCCTCACCGTGCTTCGCCACCAGCTCCGCCTTCAGGGCCGAAGTGTCCGGCTTCTTCGCGGACGTGGGCGCGGCGGGGCTCGATGCGGTCGTCACGGGACGGGCCTCCGAGGAAGCAGGGGCGGGTTGGCTGGCCGGCTCGGCTGACTCCGAGGCAGGCCCCTGAGGTGTTGAGGCACAACCCAGCAGGGAGAGAAGGGAGAGCAGGCGAGCGGATCGGGGCAGGTACGAACGCACGGGGGACCTCCAGAAAAGCGACGAGGGCCCGACCCTCTCGGATCGGACCCTCATGCGCAACGAAGAACGAGGCGAATTACGCCGCGCGCACGTTCTGGGCCTGCAGGCCCTTGGGACCGCGGGTCACCTCGAACTGGACCTTCTGACCCTCCTGAAGGGTGCGGAAGCCGTCCATGTTGATCGCGGTGTGGTGGCAGAACACGTCCTCGCCACCGCCATCCTGCGTGATGAAACCGAAGCCCTTCGCATCGTTGAACCACTTCACGGTACCAGTAGCCATTTCTTCTTCTCTTCCTGACTTCACGGACGCGAATAGCCGTCGTCCGGTCCCCACGAGAAAATTCGTTAGAGCAAGTTGAATGTAAGCGGCGCCTATACCCGTGTCCACATCTACCAGCCGCACCTCTGGCCCTTGTTCTGCTCCTGCAACCAGCCGCGCAGCGGGCCGAAATACTCGATGAGCGGAGTGGCATCCATCTGGCGCTGACCCGTCATGGCGAACAGGGCCTCTGGCCACGGCTTGCTCGCTCCCATCTCCAGCATGGCCTGGAGCCTCTTGCCGGCCTCCTTGTTCCCGTAGACGGAGCACTCGTGCAGCGGGCCCTTGAAGCCGGCCGCCTCGCACAGCGCCTTGTGGAACTGGAACTGGAGGATGCGCGCCAGGAAGTAGCGCGTGTACGGCACGTTGGCCGGCACGTGGTACTTGGCCCCCGGATCGAAGTCCTTCTCGGAGCGCGCCACCGGAGCGGCCACGCCCTGGTACTTCTCGCGCAGCGTCCACCACGCCTTGTTGTAGTTGCCCGGCGCTGTCTTGCCCGCGAACACGTCCCAGCGCCACTGATCGATCAGCAGGCCGAAGGGCAGGAACGCCACCTTCTCCAGCGCGTCCTTCATCTGGAGGTTGATGAGGTTCTTCTCGTTCTTCGGCACGTCCTTCAACAGCCCCGCTTGCTGCAGGTAGCCCGGGGTGATCGACAGGGTGATCGCGTCACCGATGGCCTCGTGGAAGCCGTCGTGGGCGCCGGCCTGATACAGGGCCGGCTTCGTGAAGTAGTAGGTGTAGTAGTAGTTGTGCCCGAGCTCGTGGTGGATGGTGACGAGATCCTCCTCGGTGGGCTTGATGCACATCTTGATGCGCAGATCGTTCTCGTAGGTGACGTCCCACGCGCTGGCGTGGCAGACGACGTCGCGATCCTGCGGCTTGGTGAACTGCGAGCGCTCCCAGAAGGTGGCCGGCAGCGGCTTGAGGCCCAGCGAGGTGAAGAACTTCTCGCCCAGCTGCACCATCTTCTTCGGGTCGTAGTTCTGCGCCTTGAGCGCCGCGCTCACGTCCAAGCTGGCCTGGCCGGGGAAGGGCTCCATCAGCGGATAGATGTTGTTCCACTCCTGCGCCCACATGTTGCCGAGCAGGTGCGCGGGGATGGGCTTGCCGGCGGGCACCTTGGCCTCGCCGTAGTGCTTGGCCAGCCGGGCGCGCACGTAGCAGTGCAGGTCGTCGTAGAGCGGCTTCACCTGCTGCCACAGGCGCTGCGTCTCCTGCTCGAACTGCTCGGGAGGCAGGTCATAGGCCGACTTCCAGAGGTTGCCGATGTTGGAGAAGCCGATCTCCTTGGCGCCCTCGTTGCCCAGCGTCACGAAGCGCTCGTAGAGCGGGCGCATCGGCGGGGAGATGGCGTGCCAGCCCACCCACGCGTCCAGCAGCTCGTCGTAGTTGCGGCTAGCGGCCAGCACGTCCGACAGCTCGCCGAGATCCCGGCACGCTTCCTTGCCGTCCT
It includes:
- a CDS encoding AI-2E family transporter produces the protein MHVVPPEETLPLPEEEARRIDLLWSLVMVGMLGLVFVLISVFGGVAVPVLLALTGAYVFNPLVTALERRKLSRTWGTTLVFAGSTLALVGAVLYLIPVFREEAAKLPEFFRRASTQVIPRVEALLGVSVPEFVNQRTAELGAQASDLLQSAGPTAASLAARFASNTARFVTTLLGLAVVPVLGFFFLQDYPRLIGLVREVIPRRALGLVSRRFSEVDDVLSAFVRGQLTVGSILSVIYGTGLAIAGVDMAIVIGVIAGFGNMVPYLGTAIGLVLTMVGLMLSWQGPWQLAVVAGTFAVAQLSEGLVITPRVVGEKVGLAPVAVIIAVLAFGELFGFVGILLAVPFSAILKVVLRVVVQRYQKMPLYTGEAPKG
- a CDS encoding FecR family protein encodes the protein MKGLLRSTVGGRAAVLAALVLPGLALASVGKVLVMEGTATRTDASGQQHVLLAGAEIEVKDSLQLGPKSNLKIQLNDNSVLMLAENSQLYIDEATFEGVNRKSFSARLGLGSLWAHVKKVISGSEAKFEVKTERAVAGVRGTIFRVDYVSKVQGMTPGPKPDVVVRVVEGRVVVEAQVLKTVKNQTQPAPGAKGDKKQARTERPPPREVTQEQWEAGFANLQKEQQVRVGSTNLGEVEPLDWKAMEDDFGRFVNRNK
- a CDS encoding uracil-DNA glycosylase — protein: MTKLEKLQAEIIQCRACPRLVEWREEVARVKRRAYRDWTYWGRPVGGFGDPQARLVVIGLAPAAHGANRTGRVFTGDRSGDFLYAGLHRAGFANQPTSQHRDDGLTLKGAYITASARCAPPENKPLPEELARCAPFLDRELALLPARVFLALGAIGWNATLVALSRAGVSLPSPKPAFGHGAEVPLPGGRTLVGCYHVSQQNTQTGRLTPTMFDAVMGRVRQLLEAAPP
- a CDS encoding LPP20 family lipoprotein; translated protein: MKRSLWMLALVVPLSAVAQGKDVKPAAPAAAAAAKPETGINWEGQILRATGAGSPDMKAANPAQARLGAERAAKMDAFRNLLEQVKGVQISAGRTVGDAMGSEELRGRVEGVIRGFKVVNKRYYSDSGVELDVEVPLSALTATLLPAADAAISVNEQGTKKYTGLVVDARGLGASPVLAPRLLDGAGKAVYGAEALSTDARKASAVAAYFKSLEDARKSTLVGEKPLVVKASQLQGSDLVLAEEALKQLTESNASFLAEGRVAIVTQ
- a CDS encoding PEGA domain-containing protein; translation: MRGGLWPVGLVVALSCAGRQEEPATLGQARELLRNAGTPSGDVVLRCEPPDAEVYLDGVIQGICTDFRGSPRGLRVGKGLHQIEVRKQGYWPYTTYFEPHGARAALDVRLQTMGTGTPEGGAP
- a CDS encoding PilZ domain-containing protein → MSDKRKTKRAPIDIYLNKYMGGVPYMTRASDISPEGLSLAQLIEPKHHARRVGLQFQLPGSEEVIYAEGEVVREWAELDTARRERSGVRFTLLTERHRRMIDTYVTQNGQEN
- a CDS encoding flagellar assembly protein T N-terminal domain-containing protein, producing the protein MKALKLTVVSWLLVATALAAGKQPDFVTQEVTGEAAIVAGDTDKAVRDARNAALREAVEKVVGVRISAQTLTSNNQLIQDKILSRSDGYVRKYDIVDRKEEGGVMKVTLRAQVGTTQLDKDLQAVQALIQQLGNKKLVILVYEQTVTPDQASITSQTMSTVLTEAFMKDGWTIIDPAFAMGKVRLQPGATALSNAEAKEIGDLTKADYILYGNVTYQQIAPNKKAWGEVDDQGNQLLFFVSGGYDLSIFETASGSQLAKVSGGFDNKQNNVGEQGKLTVSYERTAYEVARVRGEKVVAEVRTPVVAYLNNAFFNGSRVSMSVVGLTDYAAVQGFKKVLAKELSSGLRELGQGTFSGGKGQFDLTFLGTMDDLAEAVSGKTYKGKKVSVTGVGNSTIELTLAR
- the thrS gene encoding threonine--tRNA ligase; translated protein: MSDMITVTLPDGSQKQTARGTPIGDFVREGIGAGLAKAALFARVNGQDMDLARPLNEDVKLQIFTTKSPEALELIRHDAAHVVASAVQRLFPGTQVTIGPATEEGFYYDFFREKPFTPEDLEKIEVEANKEIAQNLPFVRKEISMEEAVRLFEEKGEKFKVEIIQDIAAKGAKTLTLYSHGDWVDFCLGPHAPSTGRIGVIKILSSSGAYWRGDHRNPMLQRVYGTAFFDKKALQEHLTRIEEAKKRDHRKLGKELDLFHFHQYAPGSAFWTPKGTAIYQTLSGWMRRLTAERGYVEIKTPLLFNKGLWEISGHWGKYKENMFLVLDSESGEHDFSLKPMNCPSHHLYFGFKRHSYRDLPLRFHTQDVLHRNEAAGSLGGLTRVRQFAQDDAHIYCMESQIGDEVRRFVEFLDHVYNAVGLKYSAKFSTRPEQRLGDDATWDRAEAALEGVLKTLNVPYEVKPGEGAFYGPKIDFDVSDSIGRKWQLGTMQLDYLAAQRFDLSYIGEDNAEHKPVVLHRAIFGSFERFIAILIEHFAGAFPAWLAPVQATIVTVADRQLEYARKVRDQLRAKGYRVELDERGQTLNAKIREAQIQKIPFTLVIGDNEVAAGGVAPRRYGGEDLKSMKLEDFEALLVKEATIS